In a genomic window of Spirosoma agri:
- a CDS encoding glycosyltransferase family 4 protein, which translates to MKKIAFIVQRYGEEVNGGAEYYCRILAERLTGTYEVDVLTSCALEYVTWANWYPAATTTINGVNVHRFPTEYERQAKDHLQYETERKIKKWSRPEEWQGMGWLKMWGRALVGKTVRRYSLMWAQHQGPYTPDLITYLKRNHRQYDALIFITYLYYPTIAGMNVAPRKSIFIPTAHDEIPIYLPGFRSLFRKPRAILYLTSAEKRFVQQLFHNQPIYSDIAGVGIDTTEAPADAADTVLKLTANEPYLIYIGRIDKAKGCEMLFDYFIQYKEMHPSSLKLVLVGQTFMPIPDHPDFVSAGFVDEGVKVSLLKGAKALVIPSQHESLSMVTLESFAHGIPVIANEKCEVLKDHIELSQGGLLFSDYGSFENDVQQLLAQNPEPMAENARSYVEQNYTWDKVLARFSKAVDYVSNRA; encoded by the coding sequence ATGAAAAAAATAGCCTTTATTGTTCAGCGGTATGGCGAAGAAGTTAACGGTGGCGCTGAGTATTATTGCCGCATACTGGCCGAACGACTGACCGGTACCTACGAAGTCGACGTATTGACCAGTTGCGCGCTGGAGTACGTCACCTGGGCCAACTGGTATCCGGCGGCTACTACTACGATCAATGGGGTGAACGTGCACCGGTTCCCGACAGAGTATGAGCGGCAGGCGAAGGATCATTTGCAGTATGAAACGGAGCGGAAAATCAAGAAATGGTCGCGACCCGAAGAATGGCAGGGAATGGGCTGGCTGAAAATGTGGGGACGCGCGCTGGTTGGCAAAACGGTTCGGCGATACAGTCTGATGTGGGCGCAGCACCAGGGCCCCTACACGCCCGATCTGATCACGTATCTGAAACGGAACCACCGCCAGTATGACGCCCTTATCTTCATCACTTACCTCTATTACCCGACGATTGCCGGGATGAACGTAGCACCCCGAAAGTCGATTTTTATTCCGACGGCGCACGACGAAATTCCGATTTACCTGCCCGGATTCCGGTCATTATTTCGCAAACCACGTGCCATTTTATACCTCACATCCGCCGAAAAACGCTTTGTTCAGCAACTGTTTCACAACCAGCCCATCTACAGCGACATCGCGGGTGTCGGCATCGACACGACCGAAGCCCCTGCCGATGCGGCCGATACGGTGCTGAAGCTGACGGCCAATGAACCGTACCTGATCTACATCGGTCGAATCGATAAAGCGAAAGGCTGTGAGATGCTGTTCGATTATTTTATTCAGTATAAGGAGATGCACCCGTCGAGTCTGAAGCTGGTGCTGGTTGGGCAGACATTCATGCCGATTCCTGATCACCCCGATTTTGTATCGGCCGGGTTTGTCGACGAAGGCGTGAAGGTTTCGCTCCTGAAAGGGGCGAAGGCGCTGGTCATCCCGTCACAGCATGAGAGCCTGTCGATGGTTACGCTGGAAAGTTTCGCTCACGGCATCCCGGTGATTGCCAACGAAAAATGCGAAGTGCTCAAAGACCACATTGAGCTTAGTCAGGGCGGTCTGTTATTCTCGGATTACGGTAGTTTTGAAAACGACGTTCAGCAGCTCCTGGCCCAGAATCCGGAGCCAATGGCCGAGAATGCCCGGTCCTACGTCGAGCAGAATTACACGTGGGATAAGGTGCTGGCCCGGTTCAGCAAAGCCGTTGATTATGTGTCGAACCGGGCCTAA
- a CDS encoding mechanosensitive ion channel family protein, whose amino-acid sequence MLSTAQDTARIVSRAESIPDTLLFKIQKAQSVISELKSANKKRFGIERIRTGLADVKANVDPVAADVLTNGKTIDAKSLSNYGLILNGALGKLTDWRTVLSKSNNDLQNTLNQVLALSSDSLLTVAGNDTTEKKLYADQLGNLKVQLQEAGTRTSAQLDSVSRLLADVSGTYLRVSNVQANINERLQKSTESAFQRESPFLWNAPASLNVNQLGTAFTSSFQGQDQILRYFFTSNWDDRFLLLLVAGLFFVWVFTNLKKANEPVLRQKLGPIHVDALRPVPVVASLLVLLNLTPLFEPNSPSLYVEITQFLLLAILTVQLWTRFSRHDKWMWSLTAALFITLIVINATVSVSVFMRLGLMALNAAFLYVGFVFFHQFPHRHISKRILGPVSKLCLALQVLAILLNIFGRITLAKTFTITAVVGLIQLTSLGVFIEIVLEALELQIKISACSEGLFSRVNVNHTRRSFKKGLAFVAISLWLLVFFINLGVADSLFNLAYQFLSRPRSFGSISFTLSNVLSFSVIIYLSSLLQRNIGLLFGESQLPNADDNESVGQISSVLALVRLVIIIAGLLLAIAASGVSIDKFTVVLGALSVGIGLGMQNIVSNFVSGIILIFEKPFQIGDYVELADRKGRIQTIGIRSSKMVTIQGSEVIIPNSDLLSNRLVNWTSGETYLKTELTLKLSADTDLQAVRQLITDEVSKLEAAIVNKAPEILLTAISADSVELKVLVFIRSIYAEAGIKSQLLQHLLAKFREENVKIM is encoded by the coding sequence GTGTTGTCAACGGCGCAGGATACGGCCCGAATCGTCAGTAGAGCCGAAAGTATACCGGATACATTACTCTTTAAGATACAAAAGGCGCAGTCGGTTATCAGTGAACTGAAATCGGCCAATAAAAAGCGGTTTGGGATTGAGCGCATACGCACCGGGTTGGCCGATGTAAAGGCGAATGTCGATCCTGTTGCGGCCGATGTGCTCACGAATGGAAAAACGATCGATGCCAAAAGCCTGTCCAATTACGGCTTGATACTGAATGGCGCCCTCGGAAAGCTGACCGACTGGCGAACGGTTCTGTCCAAATCGAACAACGATTTACAAAACACGCTCAATCAGGTGTTGGCCCTGAGCTCTGATTCGTTGCTGACGGTAGCCGGGAACGATACAACGGAGAAAAAGCTTTACGCCGATCAGTTGGGCAATCTTAAAGTACAGTTGCAGGAGGCTGGTACGCGTACCAGTGCCCAACTGGATTCCGTGAGCCGTTTACTGGCTGACGTTTCTGGTACGTATTTGCGGGTCAGCAACGTACAGGCGAACATCAATGAGCGGTTGCAAAAGTCGACGGAAAGCGCGTTTCAGCGTGAGTCGCCCTTTCTGTGGAATGCACCGGCCTCCCTCAATGTCAATCAGCTGGGCACCGCTTTCACGTCGAGTTTTCAGGGACAGGATCAGATTCTCAGGTACTTTTTTACCTCTAACTGGGATGACCGGTTTCTATTGCTATTGGTAGCGGGTTTGTTCTTCGTGTGGGTATTTACGAATCTCAAAAAAGCGAATGAACCTGTATTGCGTCAGAAATTGGGACCGATTCATGTCGATGCCCTCAGACCCGTACCGGTGGTTGCCTCTTTACTGGTACTGCTCAACTTAACCCCCTTATTTGAGCCTAACTCACCGTCGCTGTATGTCGAGATCACCCAGTTTTTGCTGCTGGCCATTCTAACGGTTCAACTATGGACGCGGTTCTCCAGGCATGATAAATGGATGTGGTCACTGACGGCAGCCTTATTCATTACCCTTATTGTCATCAATGCAACGGTCAGCGTTTCTGTCTTCATGCGGCTTGGACTGATGGCGCTCAACGCGGCCTTTTTATACGTCGGGTTTGTCTTTTTCCATCAATTTCCCCACCGTCATATCAGCAAACGTATTCTCGGACCAGTCAGTAAACTGTGCCTGGCGTTGCAGGTACTGGCCATTCTGCTGAACATTTTTGGCCGGATTACGCTGGCGAAGACGTTCACCATCACCGCTGTCGTTGGCCTGATCCAACTCACCAGCCTGGGGGTATTTATCGAGATTGTACTGGAAGCGCTGGAGTTGCAGATAAAAATCAGTGCCTGTTCGGAAGGGCTTTTCTCCCGGGTGAACGTAAACCATACACGCCGGTCGTTCAAAAAAGGTCTGGCTTTTGTGGCTATCAGCTTGTGGCTGCTCGTCTTTTTTATAAACCTGGGCGTTGCCGATAGCTTATTCAACCTGGCGTATCAATTTCTGTCCAGACCGCGCTCATTCGGCAGCATCAGCTTTACCTTGAGCAACGTGCTGTCCTTTTCGGTCATTATCTATCTGTCGAGCCTGTTACAGCGGAACATCGGGTTGCTGTTCGGTGAAAGCCAGCTACCAAACGCGGACGATAATGAGTCGGTGGGACAGATCAGTTCGGTGCTGGCGCTGGTTCGACTGGTCATCATCATTGCCGGACTATTGCTGGCTATTGCGGCCTCGGGCGTTTCGATCGACAAATTTACGGTCGTACTGGGGGCGCTCAGCGTAGGTATTGGCCTGGGTATGCAAAACATCGTCAGCAACTTTGTGTCAGGTATCATTCTGATTTTCGAGAAACCGTTCCAGATTGGCGATTATGTCGAGCTGGCCGACCGGAAAGGGCGTATCCAGACGATCGGTATTCGTTCCAGCAAAATGGTAACCATACAGGGCTCCGAAGTGATCATTCCCAACAGCGACCTGTTGTCGAATCGACTGGTCAACTGGACGTCGGGGGAAACCTACCTGAAAACCGAGCTTACCCTGAAACTGAGCGCGGATACGGATCTTCAGGCTGTCCGGCAGCTGATAACCGATGAAGTCAGTAAGCTGGAAGCGGCCATTGTCAACAAAGCACCTGAGATACTGCTTACGGCGATCAGCGCGGATAGCGTCGAGCTGAAAGTGCTGGTGTTCATCCGCAGCATTTACGCAGAGGCTGGCATAAAAAGTCAGCTGTTGCAGCATCTGCTCGCGAAATTCAGAGAAGAAAACGTAAAAATTATGTAG
- a CDS encoding LacI family DNA-binding transcriptional regulator gives MEAITIKDIARALNLSTSTVSRALRDSYEINPETKRLVIEYAERLNYRPNPIALSLKENRSRVIGVIVPQIANNFFSNVINGIEAIAYSRGYYVIIFQSHESYERELATVQQVVDRKADGLLISLSSSTSDVSHLRLLQEKKLPIVLFDRVSSELAIPSVTADNFGGAFAATEHLILTGRRRIAHVTIPPYISITQERLAGYRAALEKYGIAYDEQLVRYASFGESEIGPIIDELLTQSPDAFFAASDRLAIGCLAALKKRNIAIPEAVSLIGFTNTPLADLLAPPMSTVEQPALEIGQTAAGHLIDLIEGKSGQLNSETVRIPTRLILRASS, from the coding sequence TTGGAGGCCATTACGATAAAAGATATTGCCCGTGCGCTAAATCTCTCGACGTCGACTGTCTCGCGCGCCCTGCGGGATAGCTACGAAATCAATCCGGAGACGAAGCGACTGGTGATCGAGTATGCTGAGCGGCTCAATTACCGACCCAATCCGATTGCCCTTAGCCTGAAAGAAAACCGCAGCCGGGTTATCGGGGTCATTGTTCCGCAGATTGCCAATAATTTCTTCTCGAACGTGATCAACGGCATCGAAGCCATCGCCTACAGCCGGGGCTATTACGTCATTATCTTTCAAAGCCACGAATCCTACGAACGGGAACTTGCTACGGTGCAGCAGGTCGTTGATCGAAAAGCGGACGGTTTGCTGATTTCGCTTTCCAGCAGTACATCAGACGTGTCGCATTTGCGGCTTTTACAGGAGAAAAAGCTACCCATCGTTTTGTTCGACCGTGTCTCGTCTGAACTGGCTATTCCGAGCGTAACCGCCGATAATTTCGGGGGTGCTTTTGCGGCTACCGAACACCTGATCCTGACCGGGCGACGACGCATTGCTCACGTAACGATACCACCCTATATCTCCATCACGCAGGAACGCCTGGCCGGGTATCGGGCCGCCCTGGAGAAGTATGGCATTGCCTACGATGAACAGCTGGTTCGGTATGCCAGCTTTGGGGAGAGTGAAATAGGGCCGATCATCGACGAGTTGCTAACGCAGTCACCCGACGCTTTTTTTGCCGCCAGCGACCGGTTAGCCATTGGCTGTCTGGCTGCCCTGAAAAAGCGGAACATTGCCATTCCTGAGGCTGTATCCCTTATCGGGTTTACCAATACGCCCCTGGCCGACCTGCTGGCCCCGCCGATGAGTACGGTCGAGCAGCCCGCGCTGGAGATTGGCCAGACGGCTGCGGGACACCTCATCGACCTGATTGAAGGCAAATCCGGCCAGCTCAACTCGGAAACGGTCCGAATCCCGACCCGACTGATCCTGCGAGCGTCTTCCTGA
- a CDS encoding tagaturonate reductase: MNSLSRQTLPLIDSRAMIRIPTLPLAHLPERVLQFGTSVLLRGLPDYLIDKANRQGIFNGRIVVVKSTDGGDMNAFHQQDNLYTLCIRGVEDQQLVEETIVCSAISRVLSAKQDWEDILTLAASPDLQIVISNTTEVGIQLVQDDIRQAPPLSYPGKLLAVLYARYLAFDGDPGKGLVIVPTELIPDNGTRLEAILLELAHRNALESEFIDWIETANTCCNSLVDRIVPGRPDPATQRALSEQLGYTDELLTVSEVYSLWAIEGDERVQQVLSFEQADESVVIRPNIDLFRELKLRLLNGTHTLSCGLAFLSGFDTVREAMDDNRLAAFIQTMMLAELIPGIPYAVDVKTAQRFGFQVLDRFRNPFVEHRWLAITMHYSMKMQMRNVSVLLRYYETLQATPRYIALGFAAYLLFMRATVRQDGIWYGDRNGETYPIHDDQAGYFADLWARLTPSEVTQTVLQNTTLWGHDLSQLPGFSAAVATYLTHLIEQGALSTIRSQFEPYQVVAR; the protein is encoded by the coding sequence ATGAATTCTTTATCCAGACAAACGTTACCGCTCATCGACTCGCGGGCAATGATACGCATCCCGACCTTGCCGCTGGCCCATCTGCCGGAGCGGGTACTCCAGTTTGGAACGAGTGTTCTGCTGCGCGGCCTCCCCGATTATCTGATCGACAAGGCAAACCGGCAGGGGATTTTCAACGGTCGGATTGTTGTCGTGAAATCGACGGACGGGGGTGATATGAATGCGTTTCACCAACAGGACAATCTGTATACGCTCTGCATTCGGGGGGTAGAAGACCAGCAGCTTGTCGAGGAAACTATAGTCTGTTCGGCCATCAGCCGGGTCTTATCCGCCAAACAGGATTGGGAAGACATCCTGACGCTTGCCGCCAGTCCTGATCTTCAGATCGTGATTTCAAATACGACCGAAGTGGGTATTCAACTGGTGCAGGATGACATTCGGCAGGCCCCACCCCTATCCTATCCCGGCAAGTTACTGGCCGTACTCTACGCGCGGTATCTGGCCTTCGATGGTGACCCCGGCAAGGGACTCGTGATCGTACCCACCGAGCTTATTCCTGACAATGGCACCAGACTGGAAGCCATTCTACTCGAACTGGCGCACCGGAATGCGCTGGAAAGCGAGTTTATCGACTGGATCGAAACAGCCAATACCTGCTGTAATTCCCTGGTCGATCGTATCGTACCCGGTCGTCCGGACCCGGCCACACAGCGCGCCCTGAGCGAACAGCTTGGCTATACCGATGAGTTGCTGACGGTTTCGGAAGTGTATAGTCTGTGGGCCATCGAAGGCGATGAGCGTGTGCAACAGGTACTATCCTTCGAGCAGGCTGACGAAAGCGTAGTGATCCGCCCCAACATTGATCTTTTCCGCGAGTTGAAACTGCGCCTGCTCAACGGTACGCATACGCTCAGCTGCGGGCTGGCTTTTTTGAGTGGCTTCGATACGGTGCGGGAAGCAATGGACGACAATCGACTGGCTGCGTTCATTCAAACGATGATGCTGGCCGAACTGATTCCCGGTATACCGTACGCAGTCGACGTAAAAACGGCACAGCGCTTTGGTTTTCAGGTACTGGACCGCTTCCGAAATCCGTTCGTCGAACACCGCTGGCTGGCCATCACGATGCACTATTCCATGAAAATGCAGATGCGGAATGTCTCGGTACTGCTTCGCTACTACGAGACATTACAGGCTACACCTCGTTACATCGCCCTTGGTTTTGCCGCTTACCTGCTGTTCATGCGCGCTACGGTGCGGCAGGATGGAATTTGGTACGGCGACCGCAATGGAGAGACATATCCGATTCACGATGATCAGGCGGGGTATTTCGCTGACCTATGGGCGCGGCTGACTCCTTCGGAAGTGACTCAGACAGTTCTTCAGAATACGACGCTCTGGGGGCACGATTTAAGCCAGTTGCCGGGCTTTTCGGCGGCTGTTGCGACCTACCTAACTCACCTGATCGAACAGGGGGCACTGTCCACCATTCGTTCCCAGTTCGAGCCGTATCAAGTCGTTGCCAGATGA
- a CDS encoding UxaA family hydrolase, protein MKQTVLKIHPDDSVLVALIDLEPGDRVYYDEATLLVTEAIPAKHKLAIHDLASGDAITMYGVLVGQAKQLIPAGGRLTTFNVIHATNRFDVHRSTYSWTPPAVDQWQHRSFMGYHRSDGRVGTANYWLVVPLVFCENRNIEVLQTALIDDLGYGRHRSYQHQTRELMAMVQAGRTVEDVLRADLEPTEQSSDSRRPLRLFPNVDGVKFLTHEGGCGGTRQDAQALCGLLAGYITHPNVAGATVLSLGCQNAQVGLLQDAIGERDPHFDKPLFVLEQQTIGTEESLISQALRQTFAGLMQANACVRQPAPLSKLTIGLECGGSDGFSGISANPALGHASDLLVALGGTVILAEFPELCGVEQELCDRSVDAETAGRFRDLMTTYAQRAREAGSGFDMNPSPGNIRDGLITDAMKSAGASKKGGTSPVVAVLDYPELVTKPGLNLLCTPGNDVESTTAEVASGATVVLFTTGLGTPTGNPIAPVVKIASNTTLANRMPDIIDINTGTIIDGDETIQQAGERLLEQIIGVASGIIDVAAVRHGQDDFIPWKRGVSL, encoded by the coding sequence ATGAAACAGACCGTCTTAAAAATACATCCCGACGATTCCGTACTGGTCGCGCTTATAGATTTAGAACCGGGTGATCGGGTCTACTACGATGAGGCAACACTGCTCGTAACGGAAGCCATTCCGGCCAAGCACAAACTCGCTATTCACGATTTGGCCAGTGGGGACGCGATCACTATGTACGGGGTGCTAGTTGGCCAGGCAAAGCAGCTCATACCGGCAGGCGGTCGTTTGACTACGTTCAATGTCATACACGCCACCAACCGCTTCGATGTGCATCGGTCCACGTATTCGTGGACGCCACCCGCCGTTGATCAATGGCAGCACCGATCGTTTATGGGCTACCATCGGTCGGATGGGCGGGTCGGAACGGCTAACTACTGGCTCGTGGTACCGCTTGTCTTCTGCGAGAACAGAAATATCGAGGTATTGCAGACGGCACTGATCGATGATCTTGGCTACGGACGACACCGTTCGTATCAGCACCAAACGCGGGAATTGATGGCGATGGTACAGGCAGGGCGCACCGTAGAAGACGTGCTACGGGCGGATCTGGAACCTACCGAACAATCGTCCGATAGTCGAAGGCCACTGCGTCTGTTTCCAAACGTCGATGGGGTGAAGTTCCTCACGCATGAAGGCGGTTGCGGGGGTACCCGGCAGGATGCTCAGGCACTCTGCGGACTGCTGGCGGGCTACATAACCCACCCGAACGTAGCGGGTGCCACGGTGTTGAGCCTTGGGTGTCAGAACGCTCAGGTGGGCCTGTTGCAGGACGCGATTGGCGAGCGAGATCCGCACTTCGATAAGCCCTTGTTTGTGCTGGAGCAGCAAACCATCGGCACCGAAGAATCCCTGATCAGTCAGGCCTTACGGCAAACCTTCGCCGGGCTGATGCAGGCCAACGCCTGTGTGCGGCAGCCCGCTCCACTGAGCAAGTTGACCATCGGCCTGGAATGTGGGGGGTCGGATGGGTTTTCGGGTATTTCGGCGAATCCCGCACTGGGCCACGCGTCGGATTTGCTGGTTGCGCTGGGCGGCACCGTGATCCTGGCCGAATTCCCCGAACTATGCGGAGTGGAGCAGGAACTGTGCGACCGTAGCGTCGATGCGGAAACGGCGGGCCGATTCCGGGATTTGATGACTACCTATGCGCAGCGCGCCCGAGAAGCCGGCTCGGGTTTTGACATGAATCCCTCGCCGGGTAATATCCGCGACGGCCTTATAACCGACGCCATGAAGTCAGCCGGTGCTTCGAAGAAAGGTGGTACGTCACCCGTCGTAGCGGTGCTCGATTATCCGGAACTGGTCACTAAACCTGGTCTGAATCTGCTTTGTACGCCGGGCAATGACGTTGAATCGACAACGGCGGAAGTGGCGTCGGGGGCGACCGTGGTTTTGTTCACAACGGGACTCGGCACCCCCACGGGCAACCCCATTGCCCCCGTCGTAAAAATTGCCAGTAACACGACCCTGGCCAATCGAATGCCCGATATTATCGACATCAATACGGGAACCATCATCGACGGCGACGAAACCATTCAGCAGGCGGGCGAACGACTCCTCGAACAGATCATCGGCGTAGCAAGTGGTATTATCGACGTGGCCGCCGTCCGGCATGGTCAGGACGATTTTATTCCCTGGAAACGGGGTGTCTCGCTGTAA
- a CDS encoding nucleoside hydrolase-like domain-containing protein: MKTVFLSYLLALLPVTLMAQKPVPVKPRILISTDIGGTDPDDNQSMTHFLMYSNLFETEGLVSSPSYGYGTKRHLLDMIDLYEKDLPKLSQHLTGYPTPDALRTVCKQGRQGAAPVKGYTTATEGSDWIISCAKKISEQPLWVLVWGGLDDLAQALHDDPTIQTKIRVYWIGGPNKKWSANSYAYIAQNFPNLWIIEANGSYNGFFSDNGVPDSLRNHTYHDRYIRAAGHLGKDFRNYYKGNIKMGDTPALLYMMDGDPTDPGKESWGGSFEKVDHSPRRIFTTGTTLADTVGVYSVMEFHLKGPKATIPADSACFTMTVQAQIGEQKWPGYYLGNGNYVILYIPKQTETLTYTIRSVIPGFPQQHGKFVVNNNWPGKRGAADYKLGPNWYTDRDNPSLFDGRQQGGKTVLKWRSAVLLDWAKRWAWLY; the protein is encoded by the coding sequence ATGAAAACCGTGTTTTTGAGTTACCTGCTGGCCCTGCTTCCCGTTACGCTCATGGCGCAGAAACCGGTACCGGTCAAACCGCGCATCCTCATCAGCACCGATATCGGGGGCACGGACCCGGATGATAATCAGTCGATGACCCATTTCCTGATGTATAGCAATCTGTTCGAGACGGAGGGTCTTGTCTCATCGCCGTCGTACGGCTACGGTACCAAACGGCACCTGCTGGACATGATTGACCTCTACGAGAAAGACCTCCCCAAACTGAGCCAACACCTGACAGGCTATCCCACCCCGGATGCATTACGGACTGTGTGCAAGCAGGGGCGTCAGGGCGCGGCACCGGTCAAGGGCTACACTACGGCCACCGAGGGATCGGACTGGATCATCAGCTGTGCGAAAAAGATAAGCGAACAGCCGCTCTGGGTACTGGTCTGGGGCGGCCTGGACGACCTGGCCCAGGCACTGCACGACGATCCCACGATTCAAACGAAGATCAGGGTGTACTGGATTGGAGGTCCCAATAAAAAGTGGAGCGCCAACAGCTATGCCTACATTGCTCAGAACTTCCCAAACCTGTGGATCATCGAAGCGAACGGCTCTTACAACGGCTTCTTTTCGGATAATGGCGTGCCCGACAGCCTCCGTAATCACACCTACCACGACCGCTATATTCGCGCTGCCGGACACCTGGGCAAAGACTTCAGGAACTATTACAAAGGCAACATTAAAATGGGCGATACGCCGGCCCTGCTCTATATGATGGATGGCGACCCCACTGATCCAGGCAAAGAAAGCTGGGGCGGCAGCTTCGAGAAAGTTGACCATAGCCCAAGGCGCATCTTTACCACCGGCACCACGCTTGCCGATACGGTAGGCGTCTATTCGGTCATGGAGTTTCACCTCAAAGGCCCCAAAGCAACCATTCCGGCAGATTCGGCTTGTTTTACCATGACCGTCCAAGCCCAGATTGGCGAGCAGAAATGGCCGGGCTATTACCTGGGCAATGGTAACTATGTGATCCTGTACATTCCCAAACAGACCGAAACGCTGACCTATACGATCCGTTCAGTGATTCCGGGATTCCCCCAACAGCACGGAAAATTCGTCGTGAACAACAACTGGCCGGGCAAACGGGGTGCTGCGGACTATAAACTGGGACCTAACTGGTACACCGACCGGGATAACCCATCGCTTTTTGATGGCAGACAGCAAGGTGGCAAAACAGTGCTCAAGTGGCGTAGTGCCGTGTTGCTGGATTGGGCCAAACGATGGGCATGGCTGTACTGA
- a CDS encoding alpha/beta hydrolase, producing the protein MRQRSNLILVFALSATVTYAQLKPTGGKDTSFTVQGSYLREKKYHPDITLADSTLPAGVRIDKAITFSTPSAERNLKLDVYARPAASGKARPAVIMVHGGGWRSGDRSHNNTLAGQLAANGFVAIPVEYRLSTEALYPAAVHDVKAAIRWIRANAKQYAIDPNRVAVLGFSAGGQLAALVGTTNQNKDFDGSGGNSGVSSAVQAIVDIDGVLAFIHPESGEGDDSKSTSAATYWLGYSKTQRPDLWQEASALNHIDKQTPPVLFLNSSVDRMHGGRDDLIKKLNELGTYSEVHTFPDAPHTFLFFNPWFAPTLTYITEFLNRVFPAN; encoded by the coding sequence ATGCGCCAGCGCAGTAATCTTATTCTTGTGTTCGCCTTATCGGCAACCGTCACGTATGCCCAGTTGAAACCGACTGGCGGAAAGGATACGTCGTTCACAGTACAAGGGTCTTACCTGCGCGAGAAAAAATACCACCCCGACATTACGCTGGCCGATTCAACGTTGCCAGCCGGAGTCCGTATCGACAAAGCGATCACGTTCAGTACACCCAGTGCGGAGCGAAATCTTAAGCTGGATGTCTACGCTCGACCAGCCGCTTCCGGGAAAGCTCGTCCGGCGGTGATCATGGTTCACGGGGGAGGCTGGCGGTCGGGTGATCGATCCCATAACAACACACTGGCCGGACAACTGGCCGCCAACGGATTTGTGGCTATCCCGGTTGAGTATCGCTTATCGACCGAAGCCTTGTACCCAGCCGCCGTGCATGACGTTAAAGCGGCCATTCGCTGGATTCGGGCCAACGCAAAGCAATACGCCATCGACCCGAACCGGGTGGCGGTGCTGGGGTTTTCGGCGGGTGGCCAGTTGGCCGCGCTGGTGGGCACCACGAACCAGAACAAAGATTTTGACGGATCGGGTGGCAATTCCGGGGTTTCGAGTGCCGTTCAGGCCATTGTCGATATTGATGGGGTACTGGCCTTTATCCATCCCGAATCGGGGGAGGGTGACGACTCGAAGTCAACATCGGCGGCAACGTACTGGTTGGGCTATTCCAAAACGCAACGCCCCGACCTGTGGCAGGAAGCCTCGGCGCTCAACCACATCGACAAGCAGACACCCCCAGTTTTATTCCTGAACAGTTCGGTAGATCGGATGCACGGTGGGCGTGACGATCTGATCAAAAAACTAAATGAACTGGGCACCTACTCCGAAGTCCACACCTTTCCCGACGCGCCCCATACGTTCCTGTTTTTCAACCCGTGGTTTGCGCCAACGCTGACCTATATCACCGAATTCCTGAACCGGGTATTCCCCGCAAACTAA